A window of the Brassica oleracea var. oleracea cultivar TO1000 chromosome C1, BOL, whole genome shotgun sequence genome harbors these coding sequences:
- the LOC106301664 gene encoding uncharacterized protein LOC106301664, whose amino-acid sequence MDEDLELNGGIRNSSIISRMVVEGYDTSPPREDVEEALKKHFASRGIKLMHVSVPVDYKCRNRRRALIYVNGECEAEALKLDGSYVGGLVSKKKSNVGGRILTITAYPFDDNSLEHLFAPTSDIDEYRQHTLKVRGFDTSLSLNDIKKMLLRVFPGSDCFPLWDGSALLYLRGQYAMDEALKLSGGSVEGFKFAVTEVLPETVMETGISLATARSFGFRG is encoded by the exons ATGGACGAA GATCTGGAATTGAACGGTGGGATTCGAAATAGCAG TATTATTAGCAGGATGGTGGTTGAGGGATACGACACCTCCCCTCCTAGGGAGGATGTCGAAGAGGCTCTGAAAAAACACTTCGCATCACGTGGAATAAAGTTAATGCATGTCTCTGTTCCCGTAGACTACAAATGTCGTAATCGCAG ACGCGCCTTAATCTATGTTAATGGAGAATGTGAAGCAGAGGCGTTGAAGCTTGATGGAAGTTACGTGGGAGGTCTTGTTTCAAAAAAAAAAAGTAACGTGGGAGGACGTATCTTAACAATTACGGCTTACCCTTTTGACGACAATAGCCTTGAGCATCTCTTTGCTCCTACCAGTGACATAGACGAATACCGACAGCACAC GTTGAAAGTTAGAGGATTTGATACTTCCCTCTCTCTGAATGATATCAAGAAGATGCTACTTAGGGTTTTCCCCGGATCCGATTGTTTTCCTCTCTGGGACGG CTCAGCTTTGCTTTATCTCCGTGGACAATATGCTATGGACGAGGCTCTGAAACTTAGCGGAGGTTCTGTGGAAGGCTTTAAATTTGCAGTTACTGAGGTCCTCCCAGAAACTGTGATGGAGACTGGCATCTCTCTCGCAACTGCAC GTAGCTTTGGCTTTCGTGGATAA
- the LOC106296800 gene encoding uncharacterized protein LOC106296800 isoform X4, translating to MAFSKPLFFLVLLTLSLSREVASSSSSSENNGCSNGAHEHCSVDELKSTVSSLQSIIKEKNQELHSKEEQIRVLELYIREKSYLFETDIDFIQSENPVKHGSEAEEKVYELEKQVLRLKGEVELQRNKRLQVEARAETADEKVEEFNSKIDMKWFFSKLGLKPNKTQAYLKTLWHQHLSPNLHITLQQVSLKIKQVQKWSEPHIETMSSKWIPSIKEACVTLTIYLEPKVHYLTEKSIEVLSMSKQAFTPHIIQGFDVSRYYLEVIRTHTSPYTSQIMTIAKPHLEKVQVALEPYTEHVRHGFKKLVDSTKVYHQQAQEMLKNNEITKPVATMDLAWVGATALIGFPLIFIIKFLSAVSNPKGKRRYNHKQEPSTGYRRAKRRHPHH from the exons ATGGCGTTTTCTAAGCCACTTTTCTTTCTCGTCCTCCTTACGCTCTCCCTTTCCCGTGAAGTCGCTTCTTCTTCCTCCTCCTCAGAGAACAATGGCTGTAGTAATGGTGCACATGAACACTGTTCGGTCGACGAACTCAAATCCACCGTCTCTTCTCTCC AATCAATCATCAAGGAGAAGAATCAAGAACTGCACAGCAAAGAGGAGCAGATTAGAGTATTGGAGTTATATATCCGGGAGAAATCATACTTGTTTGAGACTGACATAGATTTTATTCAA TCTGAGAATCCTGTGAAGCACGGGAGTGAAGCAGAAGAAAAGGTTTATGAACTTGAGAAGCAG GTATTGAGACTTAAAGGGGAAGTGGAGTTACAACGTAATAAAAGGCTCCAAGTGGAAGCTCGAGCTGAAACCGCAGATGAGAAAGTTGAAGAGTTTAACTCGAAG ATCGATATGAAGTGGTTCTTCTCTAAGCTTGGTCTTAAACCGAACAAAACTCAG GCATATCTAAAGACTCTATGGCACCAACATCTTAGTCCAAATCTTCATATCACTCTTCAACAG GTTTCCTTGAAAATTAAACAAGTCCAGAAATGGTCAGAGCCTCACATTGAAACCATGAGCTCA AAATGGATTCCAAGCATCAAAGAAGCTTGTGTAACATTAACCATTTACTTAGAACCAAAGGTTCACTATTTAACAGAGAAGTCCATCGAGGTGTTATCTATGTCTAAGCAGGCTTTCACACCACATATCATCCAAGGCTTTGATGTGTCACGCTACTATCTTGAG GTAATCAGGACACATACATCCCCATACACAAGCCAAATTATGACCATAGCGAAACCACACTTGGAGAAAGTACAAGTCGCCTTAGAGCCATATACAGAACACGTAAGGCATGGCTTTAAAAAGTTGGTTGACTCCACCAAAGTCTACCATCAGCAG GCTCAAGAAATGCTGAAGAACAATGAGATTACAAAACCGGTTGCTACCATGGATTTAGCTTGGGTTGGG GCCACGGCTTTGATTGGTTTCCCTCTCATATTCATCATCAAATTTCTTTCTGCTGTCTCCAA TCCTAAGGGGAAGAGGAGATACAACCACAAACAAGAACCAAGCACTGGATATCGACGGGCCAAACGCCGTCATCCTCACCATTGA
- the LOC106296800 gene encoding uncharacterized protein LOC106296800 isoform X2 yields the protein MAFSKPLFFLVLLTLSLSREVASSSSSSENNGCSNGAHEHCSVDELKSTVSSLQSIIKEKNQELHSKEEQIRVLELYIREKSYLFETDIDFIQSENPVKHGSEAEEKVYELEKQVLRLKGEVELQRNKRLQVEARAETADEKVEEFNSKVENIDMKWFFSKLGLKPNKTQAYLKTLWHQHLSPNLHITLQQVSLKIKQVQKWSEPHIETMSSKWIPSIKEACVTLTIYLEPKVHYLTEKSIEVLSMSKQAFTPHIIQGFDVSRYYLEVIRTHTSPYTSQIMTIAKPHLEKVQVALEPYTEHVRHGFKKLVDSTKVYHQQAQEMLKNNEITKPVATMDLAWVGATALIGFPLIFIIKFLSAVSNPKGKRRYNHKQEPSTGYRRAKRRHPHH from the exons ATGGCGTTTTCTAAGCCACTTTTCTTTCTCGTCCTCCTTACGCTCTCCCTTTCCCGTGAAGTCGCTTCTTCTTCCTCCTCCTCAGAGAACAATGGCTGTAGTAATGGTGCACATGAACACTGTTCGGTCGACGAACTCAAATCCACCGTCTCTTCTCTCC AATCAATCATCAAGGAGAAGAATCAAGAACTGCACAGCAAAGAGGAGCAGATTAGAGTATTGGAGTTATATATCCGGGAGAAATCATACTTGTTTGAGACTGACATAGATTTTATTCAA TCTGAGAATCCTGTGAAGCACGGGAGTGAAGCAGAAGAAAAGGTTTATGAACTTGAGAAGCAG GTATTGAGACTTAAAGGGGAAGTGGAGTTACAACGTAATAAAAGGCTCCAAGTGGAAGCTCGAGCTGAAACCGCAGATGAGAAAGTTGAAGAGTTTAACTCGAAGGTAGAAAAT ATCGATATGAAGTGGTTCTTCTCTAAGCTTGGTCTTAAACCGAACAAAACTCAG GCATATCTAAAGACTCTATGGCACCAACATCTTAGTCCAAATCTTCATATCACTCTTCAACAG GTTTCCTTGAAAATTAAACAAGTCCAGAAATGGTCAGAGCCTCACATTGAAACCATGAGCTCA AAATGGATTCCAAGCATCAAAGAAGCTTGTGTAACATTAACCATTTACTTAGAACCAAAGGTTCACTATTTAACAGAGAAGTCCATCGAGGTGTTATCTATGTCTAAGCAGGCTTTCACACCACATATCATCCAAGGCTTTGATGTGTCACGCTACTATCTTGAG GTAATCAGGACACATACATCCCCATACACAAGCCAAATTATGACCATAGCGAAACCACACTTGGAGAAAGTACAAGTCGCCTTAGAGCCATATACAGAACACGTAAGGCATGGCTTTAAAAAGTTGGTTGACTCCACCAAAGTCTACCATCAGCAG GCTCAAGAAATGCTGAAGAACAATGAGATTACAAAACCGGTTGCTACCATGGATTTAGCTTGGGTTGGG GCCACGGCTTTGATTGGTTTCCCTCTCATATTCATCATCAAATTTCTTTCTGCTGTCTCCAA TCCTAAGGGGAAGAGGAGATACAACCACAAACAAGAACCAAGCACTGGATATCGACGGGCCAAACGCCGTCATCCTCACCATTGA
- the LOC106316494 gene encoding cadmium/zinc-transporting ATPase HMA2, whose protein sequence is MATKNEKKMTKSYFDVLGICCTSEVPLIENILNSLDGVKEYSVIVPSRTVIVVHDSLIISQFNIVKALNQARLEANVRVTGETNFKNKWPSPFAVVSGLLLLLSFFKYVYSPFRWLAVAAAVAGIYPILAKSVASIARARIDINILVVITVGATLGMRDYTEAAAVVFLFTIAEWLQSRASYRASAVMQSLMSLAPQKAVIAETGEEVEVDELKINTVIAVKAGETIPIDGVVVDGNCEVDEKTLTGEAFPVPKLRDSTVWAGTINLNGYITVKTTALAEDCVVAKMAKLVEESQNSKTETQRFIDECSKYYTPAIILISLCFVVIPFALKVHNMKHWLHLALVVLVSACPCGLILSTPVASFCALTKAATSGLLIKEADYLETLAKIKTVAFDKTGTITRGEFIVMDFKSLSRDISLHRLLYWVSSVESKSSHPMAAALLDYAKSVSVEPKPESVEDYQNFPGEGIFGKIDGKEVYIGNKRIASRAGCSSVPDIDVDTKGGKTVGYVYLGETLAGVFNLSDACRSGVAQAMKELKSMGIKTAMLTGDNQASAMHAQEQLGNVMDVVHAELLPEGKSQIIKEFKREGPTAMVGDGLNDAPALATADIGISMGVSGSALATETGHIILMSNDIRRIPQAIRLARRGKRKVVENVVLSITMKGAILALAFAGHPLIWAAVLADVGTCLLVILNSMLLLRDTHVPGGKCHRVEKGEGDVVGDMEAGLLPKRGDEKHCKSGCCGKKNQEKVMKLDKTSEGHGHSGCCDKKQKDDVMIVGERCESRCCGDKKQPDQDEVKQSCHNEGGNLEEIRLDISVKGCCSRAGADPVVASLKVKSDGHCESSCCESSRKGNNEEACCEVETNESKCSSRERSHSHSHCHSHHHE, encoded by the exons ATGGCGACCAAGAACGAGAAGAAGATGACCAAGAGTTACTTTGATGTTCTCGGAATCTGCTGTACATCTGAGGTTCCTCTGATTGAGAATATTCTCAATTCTCTCGACGGTGTCAAGGAGTATTCTGTCATCGTGCCGTCAAGAACCGTCATCGTCGTCCATGATAGCCTCATCATCTCCCAGTTCAACATTG TTAAGGCACTTAACCAAGCTAGGTTAGAAGCAAATGTGAGGGTAACAGGAGAAACCAACTTTAAAAATAAATGGCCAAGTCCATTTGCGGTGGTTTCCGGCTTACTTCTCCTCCTTTCATTCTTCAAATACGTTTACTCTCCGTTCCGTTGGCTTGCCGTTGCAGCCGCCGTCGCCGGAATATATCCAATACTAGCTAAATCTGTAGCATCCATTGCAAGGGCTAGAATCGACATCAACATTCTTGTTGTAATAACCG TGGGAGCAACACTCGGTATGAGAGATTACACAGAAGCTGCAGCAGTTGTCTTCTTATTCACAATAGCTGAATGGCTCCAGTCTAGGGCTAGCTATAGG GCAAGCGCGGTGATGCAGTCACTGATGAGTCTAGCTCCACAGAAGGCAGTGATAGCAGAGACTGGAGAAGAAGTTGAAGTTGATGAGCTCAAAATCAACACTGTCATAGCTGTCAAAGCTGGTGAAACCATACCTATTGATGGAGTTGTTGTGGATGGAAACTGTGAGGTTGATGAGAAAACCTTGACTGGTGAAGCATTCCCTGTGCCTAAACTGAGAGATTCAACTGTTTGGGCTGGAACCATCAATCTAAATGGTTACATAACTGTGAAAACCACTGCTCTAGCTGAGGATTGTGTGGTTGCTAAGATGGCAAAGCTAGTGGAAGAATCTCAGAACAGCAAAACAGAAACTCAGAGATTTATAGATGAATGTTCTAAGTACTATACTCCAG CGATCATCCTCATATCGCTCTGTTTTGTGGTTATCCCATTCGCATTAAAGGTTCACAACATGAAACATTGGCTGCACTTGGCCCTAGTTGTGCTAGTAAGTGCTTGTCCTTGTGGCCTTATTCTCTCAACACCAGTAGCCAGTTTCTGTGCCCTCACTAAAGCAGCAACATCAGGACTTCTGATCAAAGAAGCTGATTATCTTGAGACCTTAGCCAAGATCAAAACCGTTGCTTTTGACAAAACTGGGACCATCACTAGAGGCGAGTTCATAGTCATGGATTTCAAGTCACTCTCCAGAGATATAAGCCTGCACAGGTTGCTTTACTG GGTATCAAGCGTGGAGAGCAAGTCAAGCCATCCAATGGCTGCTGCACTTCTGGACTATGCAAAATCTGTCTCTGTTGAACCTAAGCCTGAATCTGTTGAAGACTACCAAAACTTTCCAGGAGAAGGCATTTTTGGGAAGATTGATGGCAAAGAAGTCTATATTGGGAACAAAAGAATTGCTTCCAGAGCTGGGTGTTCATCAG TTCCAGATATAGATGTTGATACTAAAGGAGGAAAGACGGTTGGATACGTCTATCTTGGAGAGACACTAGCCGGAGTTTTCAACCTCTCGGATGCTTGTAGATCAGGTGTAGCTCAAGCGATGAAAGAACTCAAATCTATGGGAATCAAAACTGCAATGTTAACCGGAGATAACCAAGCTTCAGCAATGCATGCTCAAGAACAGCTAGGTAACGTTATGGACGTTGTTCATGCGGAGCTTCTCCCTGAAGGCAAGTCCCAAATCATCAAAGAGTTTAAGAGAGAAGGTCCAACGGCTATGGTGGGAGACGGTTTGAATGATGCGCCTGCTTTGGCTACAGCTGATATTGGCATCTCGATGGGCGTGTCCGGCTCTGCGCTTGCTACAGAGACCGGTCATATAATCTTGATGTCTAATGACATCAGGAGGATACCGCAAGCGATAAGGCTTGCGCGTAGGGGTAAAAGGAAAGTGGTGGAGAATGTGGTTTTGTCTATTACTATGAAAGGAGCGATTCTTGCTTTGGCTTTTGCTGGTCACCCTTTGATTTGGGCGGCTGTGCTTGCGGATGTGGGGACTTGTTTGCTTGTGATTCTTAATAGCATGTTGTTGCTTAGGGATACGCACGTTCCTGGAGGGAAATGTCATAGGGTGGAGAAAGGTGAAGGTGATGTTGTTGGTGACATGGAAGCAGGTTTGTTACCCAAGAGGGGTGATGAGAAGCATTGCAAGTCAGGCTGTTGTGGAAAGAAGAATCAGGAGAAAGTGATGAAACTAGATAAAACCAGTGAGGGCCATGGTCACTCTGGTTGTTGTGACAAGAAACAGAAAGATGATGTGATGATTGTGGGAGAGAGATGTGAATCAAGGTGTTGTGGTGACAAGAAGCAACCAGACCAAGACGAGGTGAAACAAAGCTGTCACAACGAGGGTGGTAACTTGGAGGAGATAAGGCTGGACATCTCGGTCAAAGGTTGTTGCTCAAGGGCTGGTGCTGATCCCGTAGTAGCTAGCTTGAAAGTGAAGAGCGATGGGCATTGTGAGTCGAGCTGCTGTGAAAGTTCAAGGAAAGGTAATAACGAAGAGGCGTGTTGTGAGGTGGAAACGAATGAGTCTAAATGTAGCAGTAGAGAGAGGAGCCACAGTCATAGTCACTGTCACAGTCACCACCACGAGTGA
- the LOC106302756 gene encoding auxin response factor 16 encodes MINVMNPMRSGSEKGLDPQLWHACGGGMVRMPPMNSKVFYFPQGHAENAYDHVDFKNLPIPPMVLCRVLAIKYMADPESDEVFAKLKLIPLKDNDHEYREGEDSNGLESNNSEKTPSFAKTLTQSDANNGGGFSVPRYCAEMIFPRLDYNAEPPVQTILAKDVHGEVWKFRHIYRGTPRRHLLTTGWSNFVNQKKLVAGDSIVFMRAENGDLCVGIRRAKRGGIGNNGVEYSAGWNPIGGSCGYSSSLLRDDERRSNYSSLADRKGKVTAESVVEAASLAISGRAFEVVYYPRASSSEFCVKALDARAAMRIPWCSGMRFKMAFETEDSSRISWFMGTVSAVSVSDPVRWPNSPWRLLQVAWDEPDLLQNVKRVNPWLVELVSNVHPIVPSFSPPRKKMRLPQHSDYNARISVPSFASNPLIRSSPLSSVLDNVPVGLQGARHNAHQYYGLSSSDLHHYYLNRPHPPPPPPTLTVPPPLGFRNIDSKNEKGFCFLTMGTTPCNDTESKKSHIVLFGKLILPEEQKGSEKTQISSGGSNQNCVGGSSSDEGSPCSNKAHDGLGLETGHCKVFMESDDVGRTLDLSVLGSYEELGVKLSDMFGIQKSEMLSSVLYRDASGAVKYPGNEPFSEFLKTARRLTILSEQGSESVVV; translated from the exons ATGATTAATGTTATGAATCCGATGAGAAGTGGATCAGAGAAAGGCTTAGATCCACAACTATGGCATGCATGTGGTGGTGGCATGGTTCGTATGCCACCTATGAACTCCAAAGTCTTCTACTTCCCTCAAGGACACGCCGAGAACGCTTACGACCATGTAGATTTCAAGAACCTCCCTATCCCTCCGATGGTTCTATGTCGTGTCTTGGCCATCAAGTACATGGCCGACCCTGAATCCGACGAGGTATTCGCCAAACTCAAGCTGATTCCTCTAAAAGACAACGATCACGAGTACAGAGAGGGCGAAGATAGTAACGGTTTGGAGAGTAATAACAGCGAGAAAACGCCGTCGTTTGCAAAGACTCTGACTCAGTCAGATGCTAACAACGGTGGAGGGTTCTCTGTCCCGCGCTACTGCGCGGAGATGATCTTCCCGAGGCTGGATTACAACGCCGAGCCACCTGTTCAGACCATTCTCGCCAAGGACGTTCACGGAGAGGTTTGGAAGTTTAGACATATCTACAGAGGGACGCCACGTCGCCATCTTCTGACGACTGGTTGGAGTAACTTCGTGAACCAGAAGAAGCTTGTGGCTGGAGACTCGATAGTATTCATGAGAGCTGAGAATGGAGATCTCTGCGTAGGGATCAGGAGGGCTAAGAGAGGAGGGATCGGTAATAACGGAGTGGAGTATTCAGCGGGTTGGAATCCTATTGGTGGAAGCTGTGGCTACTCCTCTTCTCTTTTAAGGGATGATGAGAGGAGAAGTAACTACTCTTCTCTTGCGGATAGAAAAGGAAAAGTGACGGCTGAGTCTGTTGTGGAAGCGGCTAGTCTTGCTATTAGCGGAAGAGCTTTCGAAGTTGTGTACTATCCTAGGGCTAGCTCGTCTGAGTTTTGTGTCAAGGCGTTGGATGCTAGGGCTGCGATGCGGATTCCTTGGTGCTCAGGTATGAGGTTCAAGATGGCGTTTGAGACGGAGGATTCTTCGAGGATTAGTTGGTTTATGGGGACTGTTTCAGCTGTTAGTGTCTCTGATCCTGTACGTTGGCCTAACTCTCCTTGGCGGCTTCTTCAG GTGGCGTGGGATGAGCCGGATCTACTCCAAAACGTGAAGCGGGTTAACCCGTGGTTGGTCGAGTTGGTATCCAACGTACATCCGATAGTCCCTTCGTTTTCGCCACCTAGGAAAAAGATGAGGCTTCCTCAGCATTCGGATTACAACGCACGGATCTCAGTACCTTCATTCGCAAGCAACCCGCTTATCAGATCAAGCCCGTTAAGCTCTGTTCTGGACAATGTTCCCGTGGGTTTACAGGGAGCCAGGCATAATGCTCATCAGTACTACGGGCTATCATCTTCTGATCTCCACCATTACTACTTAAACCGACCTCATCCTCCTCCTCCTCCTCCAACTCTCACTGTTCCTCCGCCTCTAGGGTTTCGAAACATCGATAGCAAAAACGAGAAAGGGTTCTGTTTCTTGACCATGGGGACAACACCGTGTAATGATACAGAGTCTAAGAAGTCACACATCGTACTGTTCGGAAAGCTCATACTACCCGAGGAGCAGAAAGGGTCAGAGAAGACGCAGATTTCATCAGGCGGATCGAACCAGAACTGTGTTGGGGGTTCTTCATCAGACGAAGGATCACCTTGCTCCAACAAAGCTCATGATGGATTGGGTTTGGAGACAGGGCATTGTAAAGTGTTTATGGAGTCGGACGATGTGGGTCGGACGTTAGACCTATCGGTTCTTGGCTCGTACGAAGAGTTGGGTGTGAAACTCTCTGACATGTTTGGTATTCAAAAGTCTGAGATGTTGAGCTCTGTTCTCTATAGGGATGCATCAGGAGCAGTCAAATACCCAGGAAACGAACCTTTCAG TGAGTTCTTGAAGACAGCTCGGAGATTGACGATTCTATCTGAGCAAGGAAGCGAGAGCGTTGTAGTATAA
- the LOC106296800 gene encoding uncharacterized protein LOC106296800 isoform X1, which produces MAFSKPLFFLVLLTLSLSREVASSSSSSENNGCSNGAHEHCSVDELKSTVSSLQSIIKEKNQELHSKEEQIRVLELYIREKSYLFETDIDFIQSENPVKHGSEAEEKVYELEKQVLRLKGEVELQRNKRLQVEARAETADEKVEEFNSKVENIDMKWFFSKLGLKPNKTQLQAYLKTLWHQHLSPNLHITLQQVSLKIKQVQKWSEPHIETMSSKWIPSIKEACVTLTIYLEPKVHYLTEKSIEVLSMSKQAFTPHIIQGFDVSRYYLEVIRTHTSPYTSQIMTIAKPHLEKVQVALEPYTEHVRHGFKKLVDSTKVYHQQAQEMLKNNEITKPVATMDLAWVGATALIGFPLIFIIKFLSAVSNPKGKRRYNHKQEPSTGYRRAKRRHPHH; this is translated from the exons ATGGCGTTTTCTAAGCCACTTTTCTTTCTCGTCCTCCTTACGCTCTCCCTTTCCCGTGAAGTCGCTTCTTCTTCCTCCTCCTCAGAGAACAATGGCTGTAGTAATGGTGCACATGAACACTGTTCGGTCGACGAACTCAAATCCACCGTCTCTTCTCTCC AATCAATCATCAAGGAGAAGAATCAAGAACTGCACAGCAAAGAGGAGCAGATTAGAGTATTGGAGTTATATATCCGGGAGAAATCATACTTGTTTGAGACTGACATAGATTTTATTCAA TCTGAGAATCCTGTGAAGCACGGGAGTGAAGCAGAAGAAAAGGTTTATGAACTTGAGAAGCAG GTATTGAGACTTAAAGGGGAAGTGGAGTTACAACGTAATAAAAGGCTCCAAGTGGAAGCTCGAGCTGAAACCGCAGATGAGAAAGTTGAAGAGTTTAACTCGAAGGTAGAAAAT ATCGATATGAAGTGGTTCTTCTCTAAGCTTGGTCTTAAACCGAACAAAACTCAG TTGCAGGCATATCTAAAGACTCTATGGCACCAACATCTTAGTCCAAATCTTCATATCACTCTTCAACAG GTTTCCTTGAAAATTAAACAAGTCCAGAAATGGTCAGAGCCTCACATTGAAACCATGAGCTCA AAATGGATTCCAAGCATCAAAGAAGCTTGTGTAACATTAACCATTTACTTAGAACCAAAGGTTCACTATTTAACAGAGAAGTCCATCGAGGTGTTATCTATGTCTAAGCAGGCTTTCACACCACATATCATCCAAGGCTTTGATGTGTCACGCTACTATCTTGAG GTAATCAGGACACATACATCCCCATACACAAGCCAAATTATGACCATAGCGAAACCACACTTGGAGAAAGTACAAGTCGCCTTAGAGCCATATACAGAACACGTAAGGCATGGCTTTAAAAAGTTGGTTGACTCCACCAAAGTCTACCATCAGCAG GCTCAAGAAATGCTGAAGAACAATGAGATTACAAAACCGGTTGCTACCATGGATTTAGCTTGGGTTGGG GCCACGGCTTTGATTGGTTTCCCTCTCATATTCATCATCAAATTTCTTTCTGCTGTCTCCAA TCCTAAGGGGAAGAGGAGATACAACCACAAACAAGAACCAAGCACTGGATATCGACGGGCCAAACGCCGTCATCCTCACCATTGA
- the LOC106296800 gene encoding uncharacterized protein LOC106296800 isoform X3: MAFSKPLFFLVLLTLSLSREVASSSSSSENNGCSNGAHEHCSVDELKSTVSSLQSIIKEKNQELHSKEEQIRVLELYIREKSYLFETDIDFIQSENPVKHGSEAEEKVYELEKQVLRLKGEVELQRNKRLQVEARAETADEKVEEFNSKIDMKWFFSKLGLKPNKTQLQAYLKTLWHQHLSPNLHITLQQVSLKIKQVQKWSEPHIETMSSKWIPSIKEACVTLTIYLEPKVHYLTEKSIEVLSMSKQAFTPHIIQGFDVSRYYLEVIRTHTSPYTSQIMTIAKPHLEKVQVALEPYTEHVRHGFKKLVDSTKVYHQQAQEMLKNNEITKPVATMDLAWVGATALIGFPLIFIIKFLSAVSNPKGKRRYNHKQEPSTGYRRAKRRHPHH, translated from the exons ATGGCGTTTTCTAAGCCACTTTTCTTTCTCGTCCTCCTTACGCTCTCCCTTTCCCGTGAAGTCGCTTCTTCTTCCTCCTCCTCAGAGAACAATGGCTGTAGTAATGGTGCACATGAACACTGTTCGGTCGACGAACTCAAATCCACCGTCTCTTCTCTCC AATCAATCATCAAGGAGAAGAATCAAGAACTGCACAGCAAAGAGGAGCAGATTAGAGTATTGGAGTTATATATCCGGGAGAAATCATACTTGTTTGAGACTGACATAGATTTTATTCAA TCTGAGAATCCTGTGAAGCACGGGAGTGAAGCAGAAGAAAAGGTTTATGAACTTGAGAAGCAG GTATTGAGACTTAAAGGGGAAGTGGAGTTACAACGTAATAAAAGGCTCCAAGTGGAAGCTCGAGCTGAAACCGCAGATGAGAAAGTTGAAGAGTTTAACTCGAAG ATCGATATGAAGTGGTTCTTCTCTAAGCTTGGTCTTAAACCGAACAAAACTCAG TTGCAGGCATATCTAAAGACTCTATGGCACCAACATCTTAGTCCAAATCTTCATATCACTCTTCAACAG GTTTCCTTGAAAATTAAACAAGTCCAGAAATGGTCAGAGCCTCACATTGAAACCATGAGCTCA AAATGGATTCCAAGCATCAAAGAAGCTTGTGTAACATTAACCATTTACTTAGAACCAAAGGTTCACTATTTAACAGAGAAGTCCATCGAGGTGTTATCTATGTCTAAGCAGGCTTTCACACCACATATCATCCAAGGCTTTGATGTGTCACGCTACTATCTTGAG GTAATCAGGACACATACATCCCCATACACAAGCCAAATTATGACCATAGCGAAACCACACTTGGAGAAAGTACAAGTCGCCTTAGAGCCATATACAGAACACGTAAGGCATGGCTTTAAAAAGTTGGTTGACTCCACCAAAGTCTACCATCAGCAG GCTCAAGAAATGCTGAAGAACAATGAGATTACAAAACCGGTTGCTACCATGGATTTAGCTTGGGTTGGG GCCACGGCTTTGATTGGTTTCCCTCTCATATTCATCATCAAATTTCTTTCTGCTGTCTCCAA TCCTAAGGGGAAGAGGAGATACAACCACAAACAAGAACCAAGCACTGGATATCGACGGGCCAAACGCCGTCATCCTCACCATTGA